In Colletotrichum higginsianum IMI 349063 chromosome 1, whole genome shotgun sequence, the DNA window TTTCTCAAATGGGTATTTGACTCATGTAACTTCAAGAATCAACATCAAACCAGGCAAATGTTCTCTTTCTCGTAGCTGGCTTTCCCCATCTCCAAGTTCTGGACCAACTCGCCATACATGACGCCGCTTATGTAGGCTTGGCCAACAAGCCGATATTGACCTTCTTCGGCCGTCGGTCTCAGGATGAAAGGGACGTCTGCGCCGAACAGTATGGCGCATATATCTCCCTCTTGCATGGGGGAAGGGCCGAGACCCCAGTACCCGCCACTGCTCACAAAGAACCTCCTGTTCGTCCCGTAGTCTTGGAACTGGGCCACGATGCGCCGTTCGCCCATCGGGGGCGTGTTTAGGAACGAGATGCCGAGATGTTCCAACTTGGACTTCCAAAAGTCACCATTGTAAACGGCGCAGAATCGAACGAACAATGCAAGTAGGCTTTCGAGCTCCGCCCTGCCCGTATTGTTGCTCCTGTGATGGCAGATGAGAGTTAGGGCAAAGGACAACAGCGCGTCGTCTCCGTACACATGCGGCCTTGTCTTTGCAGATTCCTCCGTAAGCGCCCAGCATTGTTCGGCCAGACGCCCAGGCCCTGATGTTGACCGATCAAAAGCCGACTTCTCCATTCTGTCGTTGTAGCAGGCAACCGTATCAAACAATAGGGCAGAGACATGGAGCCTGCCGCCAGCTGCTTGGGCTTCGAATGAAGGACGCGTTGTCGCGCGCAGGCTGGCGTCCCATGCTTCCCAGAATGCATTTGGGGAGTCCGGGTTGTCGACGTTCCATGCCGGGATCCACGAAGGAGCAGTGCAATCCGATTTGAGGTTTGCTGGCTGGTTCTGGACCTGGACCAAGAAGTTGAGAGACTGTTCGGCCAGGCGGCTGGCTACAACGCCGTGAAGGGTCTCTAGGGGGATATTGTAGTCTGCTTGAACGAGAGTCGTGTTGGTCGTAGGTACCAGCGCCTTCGGATGTCCAAGAAACGCAAAGACATGGTCTAAAGCATTTGTGGCGTTGAACCGTCTCGACGCCTCGAGAACGACGAGAAAATCGATCCGACACTCAGCCGCTTGGTATTCCGAGTACGCCTTGAGTGACGGGCAGCGCGTTACCCAAGAGTCCCTTTTGTTGTAGGTTGACCACACGCTCCAGAAAGCATAATACGGAGATCCGGAAATGATGTCTTTGACGTCCTGTCCGAGAGCGTAGTCCATGTGCTCGTCGGTCATGGAGAAGAGAATGAACATGGCGATCTCGCTGAAGCCGACGTGGGAGTCTCCCCAGAACGCCGTGGCTTCGGTTGCCAACCCGACCTCTTGAAGCACCCACACGCGTGTGAACCAGGCGAGTTGAAACAGCTCCTTAATCCCTCGGAGATAGTGTGTCTTCAGAATGTCCCGCAAGTTGCTCCTTCGTTGCTGGACGGGAAAGGAAGAGGACTCTTGAGATCCGTCTCCCTTTGGCATTCTGAGGGCTGCTCCCGGAACAACCGATTCGATCATGTGAGTGCCGTTCTGGATCGCTGCGTTGACTGTTCTCAGCCCTTCGAAAGCTGACTCCGCGAGATTGCCCGGGTCCTTTCCTAGCCACACGACGACCTCTGCGGCGCGGTCATAGATGACGCCCATGAGGTTGACTTGGTGCGCTTTCTCGTCGTTATCGCCTTGGTTGATGCAGATGGCGTCAGCCCATACCGTCTCCACTCGGTCCGGGCTCCTCAAATGCTGTAGTCCGTCAAATAGATTGACTGTGACCTGGCGCTGCGACCCTGAGCAAGTGACTTCGGCGAGAACGTTCGGGTCTCCCCAGACATATGACAAGGCTTTGTACGGAATGCTGCTGTCCAAGTCGACCGTGACCAAGTCGCATACGAGCGGGTCATCCGCCAGTCCGGGGTGGATGTGCAGCAAGCGAAACCAGCGGCCCTGAGGCAGCTTATCATATTGGTAGTTGGTTCCCACCATTCCCACGCAATGCGGCCACAATGAGAAGAGTTCAGCGTAGATGAGCAACTGGGATCAAGAGTCACTCAGTTTGTTTTGTTGTGAGATCTTTGTGGTCACGAAGCGCATTCGTGAGGGGTTGGTCAAGCATCGACTTGCATGTTGCTGCCTAACACCGCCTCAGTTGTTCCCACAACTGTGGCTGCCCCAGTCTGATTATCACCGCGCTCAGAATATGTTGCCATTGATGTCTGTGACGCTTTGTGATACAGTCTCATGATACACAGTCAAATTGTTACCGGATGGGAGCAATCCTACGGCAGTGGGCAGATTCGTGGCAGCTGGGCTCTTCTCCCAGCGAACTGGGTTACAGTAATATGCGTTTCCCGCCACTGCAGGTGTAACAACAGCACACAAACATCTGCATGGTTGCATATGGCGGCATAAGCTAACATGCAGATCAGCCAGTGTATAGGTTCCGCCGGATGATCACAAGCCTCCGATTATTTTGGCCCCGGCGATAAATGATTCTCAACTCTCTTACTCAAGTCTCCAAATGTGTCCCCGGCTTTCAATGTCGCCGCGTCGTCAGCGAGTCCTCACCCAACCTACGAATCAAGACGGACAACCATTGAACGGTCCCTACCCCTTCCTGCAACCATGTAGACAAGCGCATAAAGCAGGACAAGCAACATTCGCATCAACTGAATCCCTATCAACTGGAGAACTCAGCGGCAGCCAATTAAGGCCCTCAAGGTGTTTGTACAGATCATTTACCACAGAGGgcccttttccctctttctcttgctTCCCTAGGCGTCATTAGACTCATTAGGAAGCAACTGCTGCTTCACCAATTCAAAACGCTGCACCGACTTTATAATGCCTGTAATACCAGGACTTGAATTATTATTTCTATGAAAAAATTTGGCATTACTGGAGTGAAAATGTTTCCAGCTCCTTTATGTAACATGTGTAGTATGTCCACTTCGCTACCAAAAACAGGAATCTAAGCGTTGGTAACGACAAACCTCAGATTCAAGGCTACGCGTTCTGCGTCAGAATCGAGAGCAAAGCCGCCGTTATCTCCCCATACTGTCACTTGAGTTATCTTCTTCAGGCCAAGAATCCTCTTATGCTGGATCAAGAACAAGGCAGCGCCGGAGCCGTGGGTGGACCCCAAGATGGCAAGCCCCGGCCGCGTGTCCATCCCAAACGTGGCCCGTCGGTCCCAGCCCGGAACACGTCCATAACCGGCGTCAGACAAAGCCAGCGCGATCAGCTCGAAGCTGGGAGCGTATGTGATCTTGGCCCGGAAGATGAGCCTGATGTTGGCAGGATGGATGTTCTTTTCTCTGCAAGCATACAGCCACTGGAAGTATGCAATATCAGATAATTGTTCGAGTTCTGGTGCGTCTCCGAGTCCGTTCGTGGCAATTTCGGATCGAGGGCTGATATTGTCGTCAAACATGATCGCACCAAAACGCGGGTTGAACACATTCTTATAGTAAGCCTGGGTTGGCTGTCCGTCCACCAAACAAAACATTAGCATAGTACGAATCACCGAGCGCCGAGAACCCCGCGAGGAAATTACACAAAGTACTTGCCGTTCCCATTTCCTGACTGTTCCTGAGCCGGAACTCGTTGTTGTGTTCGAATTTGGACACGCCATTCTCTGAAGGGTTTACAGGGTAATTTGGGTCCGCGAAGGCGGGGTCCAGGATCGTACCAAACCCAGGCGCGCCGTCAGGGTCATTATCCAAGGCATCGTCCTCGAACGGGCCCCATACCGTCGGGTTACGAACCCATCCCCAATATTCCACCCAGCGAGGATCCTGCCACGGGCTGGAAACAGCACGACCTTCGTTCAGCTGTGCTGCGGCTGCGTCGTTCAATGGCATGAGCATCTTAAGAAAGTACCCCTTCCGGACACGACCGTTGTAGTCATTGGTGAATGTTGGAAATTGCCCTACGACTCGCTTGTCGAGCGTGCCATCGGAAACGGAGAGAGCAATGTTGTCGTTGTCAGCATCAACGACCGGTGTGGGAGAGGCACCAACAAGGGCTGCATAGACTGCTAGCCATGACAGCAGTAATCGTACGCTCCGCGGTCCCGCAGAGCGAAGAGCGCCAGACATTGCGTATCGCTACCGGCGATCACTTGGTGTCGAATGAATGGAAGAGAAGAACCTTATAAGGGCATTTCCGGCCGCGTGTTGCCCAATGAATGTCACCGATGTCTTCCATTAAGTCAAactacccccatttcggcaccccccccatctcggcacccccagccccaccaagctacactaAAACCTACTACTTTCTATACATACTATATAACCCTACTTTTAAGACTAAGAATTATACtaaaattatttatagtaattaagtactatatatactaaaatttactatttttatatatgtttagctaatacttactatatactagtagttagaaagtaaaagtagtattttactagtaatatactatatttctttttataagctttataacttaaatttaaagctaaatagtatataataactactataagtatttatagagtactactatagttatataaggtttaatttaatattacttacttaatagcttttttatagctatttataaattttccttactaaattaatataagtagaaaactaacttctttattttaagcttattaatagtagtatactatattgctctatattataatactaattatatagaaatatactataataagtagtttttatattttaatataatttctttaaattataaaagaTGTTTTAAAAAATGTTAAGgtttactagtaaaatactagTAGATACTAAcattagtatttatagtataattagtatatagtagATAGAAATAATAGCATATTTACTTTTTAAAGATACTATATTACATACTAtttacttaaatatataattttatattaaatataataagtaggtttatagttataagggtgctagaaagtagtaggttttggtgtagcttggtggggctgggggtgccgagatgggggggggtgccgaaatgggggtagtTTGACTTACGTCTGTACGCCCATGCCCCCACCCCGTGGACACAATGGGGGCAGCCGGGCCATTCAAACATAGATGATCCAGGTTACATGAAATTAGAAAAGCTTTCTGCGTGCTCGAGTAGAATGCATTTGGTTAGTGCACCGGTCGACGCACTTTCATAACGGTCGGCAACGCCGTCCCGTTATACTGAAAGCGAAGTCGAGAATACGAGAAGCTGGAGTCAAGCAGGTTGAGTTCTTGTTTAAATCTGCCATTACTTACAGTGCGTTACATTCGCTACCAAAATTATTTGATCCCCGCGCATTGAGGAAGCGAAAGATGAACAGTGGTTATCCTGACGGTTGGTGAGTTATTTCATGGTTGTATCTGGAGAATTAATTCTTGTACCACATGTGACTTGACATCGGAGCTGTATGatacctcgacgaggaaccCCCACCGAGGAGCGCATTGAATTTACCTCCGCCTTCAATTTAAGAGCATCCATGGGATAGCATGTACCATGCAACAATGAAACGCTTGACCTTTAGGGACCTTTATGGACCCCAACTAACGGGCTGAGTCGTCGGCGAAAATCACCCTTCTCCCCTGAACTTAACCAGCAGTTAGCAACAATGAAACCGGTTCGATGTAGTAGTACTCGAAAAATCGCTAGAGGAGATTGTGATCTACCGGCTTGCTAACAACGAGGACCATACTACGGACTACTCCCCCCTGTGGCCCCACTATGCTATGCCACTTGATAAATTGCCAGTCTATTAGGACGTTTTTCAAAAGAAAACGAAGCGCGCCCGTAAACAGGCGTCGTAGACGGCCTTCTGATGCCTTAATATGAGTGGGGTTCGCTGCATTTACAGTTCTAATACTGCCTGAACCTAACTTTCATCACTGTGCGGTCCACAGGTTTGGCGATGATCTGAGTGCTCTGTAAACCTGTCAGTCGATTGCTAACTTCAAGACATACACAAGGGGCTCACATTGAAAAGAGTGGATTTAGTCTTGAAATACCCTCGTTCATCCGTGATCGGACTCCCCTTCTCatccagctccagctctcCAAGTCCAACTTTGACGAAGCTGTACCGACGCGCCACGCACGCCAAGATGATCTTGGCTTCAATGTTTGTAAGTTCCTGACCAATGCAGCCCCGCGGGCCCCTCTCGAAAGGCCTCCAGGCACCGGCCGGTATGCTAGATGCGTCGTTGAGCCACCTCTCGGGCAGGAAGTCGTGTGCCGTCTCCCCGTAAACGGACGGATCCCTCTGCAGCTGACCCGGGGAGATCATCATGGAGACCCCATCGGCCGCAATGTACTCTCCGTTGGGGAGTCTCAGCCGAAAGCCGGTCCCCGGAGGAGACATGCGCACCGACCCCGCCGGCGGGTACAGACGCAGTGTTTCCTTGATGACGGCTGCAGTGTATGGCATCTGGTTCAAAATGTCCGGCTGACGAAGAAGCTTCTCCCTCGTCGCGGCGGGATCCGTGTCGCTGCCCAGCAGTTCCTCGAGCTCTGCGCAGAGAGATTGGAGTTGTCGCGGAGACCTTGACAGTTCGTAGATGGCCCACTGCAAGAGAATGCTGGTCGTGTCATGGCCGGCAAACAGAAACGAACGTAAGTTGTCGCTCGTCACCTGTAGGAGCTCCGGGGTGAGCTCTTCGGTGCCCTCCAGACTGAGAGCGAGCACGTCGCGCGATTTCGCGTTGTTGGAGATGATCCGACCGTAGCTTTCCCGAATGATTCCCTTCACCAGCCTGTCCAGCTCGCTTCCGTactggcggcgacgtcgctcGTTCCTCCAGTTCAGAAACGGTATGTTTCGGCGTCTGTAATTGACATATGGTCCCAGGAGCCGTTGGAAAGCAAGCACGATCTCATGATGCTGGCCCGGAACCTGTGCTTTCAAATCCAATCCCATGGTAACAGCACCGATGATGTCGAACGTGAGTGCTCCGCAAACTTCGTCCATGCGGAATTCTTCGCCAGTCTCACAAAAGCCGTCAAGACGTTGGAGGAAGACCATGGTCTTGTCGAGAATCGTTGGCAGGAGTGTCATCAAGTGTTGAGGAGCGAATCCGGGATTGAGCTTCCGCTCTTGTTGCCTCCATACTTCGCCCTAGGCGCGCGGTCAGCCATTCCCAACTGAACCATCACGAAAGAATAGCCAAGCCATCTCGGGAAGGGGTGAGATGGTTTACATTGGTGACTAAAATGGATCGCTTTCCCGTCAGGTGATATATCGGACGCATGGTCGGCGACTTGGGACAGCTGCTGTTCCATGTCGGGGAGGACTTTGTGATTTGCTCGGCCACCTCCCAGTCGAATATCATCAGCATTGGAGGAATCATCGGCCGGAGATCAAAAAGCAACACAGGGGGGTTTCCAATATCTTTGCACGTATCGATCATGACCTGGTCTACCGTTCTTGTAAGCTCGGCCGTTACTGCGATATACCAATTCCCACGGAGCAGGAGGGGGGGCGCCCACCAACATGTCTCCGCGGATCACCTTTGCGGAAGAGACCATCCAGGACCTTCCTGTGCCCCCGCAAGAACGAGGGTTTCCCAGCTTGGGGAACATGGGAGAACTGCTGGAATCTTTTCCATTGCCATCGTCGGAGCGTCTGGACGCAgcccaccaccagcagcgcCAGGATGGAGGAAACGAGAGCGTGAAACTGGCCTGGCATGACAGCTTCTCCGTTGCATCGATGAGAGTATCAGAAATGTTGGAGCCCAGGGAGTTGCCGAAGTAGCCAAATTAAAATAGTGTCTCGATACGTAAAGAACGAAGGATTGCGCGGCAATGCGGGTTGCAGACATCGGGATGAACACCACGCAACCAGATAATGTATGCTGTGGATTAGTCTGAAGCTCTTGATTCATGACGTCGTGTCCAGGCAGCAGATTGGCTCGCTCGGTACCGGTAACTTTATTTACATGAACCCAGAGCAAACGGTTGCGGTGACAAATGAGGAGCGCGTGCCAAAACCCTTCCAGGAAGACAGACCGAAGACCACAGTTCGTTATCTCGCCCAACCCGGACCCCGAGTTATCCCACATGTGCCGACTGCCACAAGGCTCAAGCTCGGATACAGAATACTTTCTTGCTTATGGAAATCCCATGCCAGTGGGATAGGTAGCGAGCGGAATCTAATTCTCAATTACTTTAGCCCACAGTCAAAGCTAGAATAGATCAGTCACAGGTGCAGAATTCTGCTGCGGATAGAAGGAACATCATTCATGAACGAACGAATCAGCGCATGGTTCATCAAAGGGGCATCCTTGGATTCCAAAGCTGGACTTTTGGAAAATAAGGCCATGTCATACATGCGGAGCACCCTCACTAGGGTCACTAGGATCCAATGCATAGACCATGTTTCTTGAAGAATCATGTGAGGATTAAACAATCAAGTCTTCTGAAAAGGTAGAGGTTCACATACTTGATATATTTGATACTGCTAGAATatagagaagaaggagaaaaaggggCGTCCATACTTGAAAGGTTCCACTTCATCATTGAAGCCAACCATCAAGGGATTCTACCCAACAATAACCTGCTGAATGAGTCTCGTCTTCTCAGTCGCCAGTGAGACTTCCTCTCCCAAACGGCTTCTGAGCTCTGGATTGCCCTCACTTTCCGTCGCTACGTTCTCCCTCCTGATCAAATCTAGCGTTTCATCAATCATGGCAAGGTGTGCCCGAATGGTGGTGAGCAAGTCAGCTTGGAGGCTGTCCGCCAAACCATTCAATCGCCTCCTAAAGTCTCGCATCAGGTTTCGGAATAGGTCCTGGCGCGCAATGGTGCCATTAATGTAGCCCTTGCGCCTTTCATGGCTTCCACCCCCTTGTGTGGTTCGTCAGTATTGCAACGATGTAACCTCAAAAGCAAACCCTATTTGAGTATCTGGTTAACTCACCAGAGTCGAGATTGCAAGCCTTGTACGAGCTTTCCATCGCTTGGCCTATGAGAGAAGTCCGAATCCCACTAAGGGCATCGACTCGTAGAGTGCTGTTAGGGCGGTTAGAACTGTCGGTGCTTCATTCGGAAAGGGAGGAAGACTCACCTCAGGCTGTTTTCAAAATTATCGTACGCCTTCTGGGCCTCCGCGAGCATGGTGTTCTTATGGCAAAGCAATACTTGGCTGAGTGTCATCGTGAAAGAGAAACCATCGAGTTCGTCTTCTGTCTCAAGATTCAGTATCACGCAAAAAATAACGCGAGGCAGGCCtttccaaaaaaaaaaaaaaaaaaaaaaaaaaaaagcttACCGAGGAACTCAAGTGCCCATTCCATGGATTCATCGACTAGGTCGATGGCCTGttcgatctcgtcgccgaaAGACGAGCACAGCCTCTGCCACGGTACAGCTAGATCCGTGACCATGCCGGCGATGATCTCTTCGTTCCAATCGTGCCACCTACCCACAGCTTTTGTATAGTGACAGCCGTAGTTGCGGCAAAACGCCGAGTAAGTTGCTTAAGCTTATTAGCAACGCTCGACAATTGTCAAGCTTGAGTAAACTTACGGTGGGTCCACTGGAATTTCGATTAGCCAGAGTTGCTACTGGAAAGGTCGGGGCTTACCTACCTCATTCCACTTGCTACCGGCAGCGATGGCGGATTGTGTCCAGTCGTCGGTGTTTCGGTCTGAGAGACGCCAACGGTCAGAGCCAAGAGCATGCGGAGAGTGTGGAAGGGAGAGATATGAAAGCACGTACTGTCATATACATGGGTCTTGAAGTCTTCTACGAATGACTTGGCAATTTTACTAAGCATCGAGCTTCTTCCTGCCAAGTCCTGACATCGAAAATCAGCGAATAGTTGCAGGGAAATTCTGGTTCAAGTCACTATTCACCTTCTTCAGGCGGCGCTCAACCTCGTCCAGAGTCTCACGAACAGCCCGTTTGTGCTCCGCATCCGTGCTCCCGGCGCCGGACTGGACCCACAGCGCGACATCCCCAACCAGGGCTGGGATGTCATTGACGACGAACTGTTTTGCGGCTTCCAGCTGAGTGTCGGCAACAATGGAGAGACAATGCTTCCGCAGGTCAAGAATGCAGCTGAGCTCCAGCGACGGAAGCGCGTCGTCCCTCGGCATCGAACGCTTTGCCCAGTACTCCGTGTTGCTGACGCAGAACACTTGCAAGGTTCTGGCAGGCACCGCGTCGCCGTACTGGGTTTGCAGCTTGCTGATGATGTCTGTGTTCCGCGTCTCAATCAAGTATTTCTTGAGCCTAAGATTGTCAAGTCAGCCTCAACGAGCCTCTCGCGACTCGGCGGGCGGCTTCTGGCAACTTACTTGAATTGGTGCTGTAGCAGACGTTTTCTATCGGGAATAGAATAGTCAGCACTGATTACAGGTAATAACAAGGAGAACTCTTACTCGGCCTTATGTTTGTCGCGAAAAAGTTTGTTGTAGCAGTCCGAATCCTCGCCTGTGTCTTCATCTGGCAGCACTAGGACGATGTTGGAAATCTCAGATTGGACCGTTGACACATTGTTGCTTAATTTCTGGACTCGTTCAGCTGAAGACCCTGTCCAGTCTCTCACGGCTTCCGAGGCCTGGATGTCCTGTACATGGGTAAGTCTGTGAGAATCGGGCTTAACATGGACAGACTGATCAACTCAACTTACATCAGATCTGGTGCAGATAATGCCCACGTTGGACAGTTTTGCTTTCTGCGCAAGCTCGAAAACGCTGAAGACGCCGACATCGGTCATGGCTCGTCCAATGTTGCAGACGGCGAAGATTTCGTCGCATTCGACAAGGTACCGCTCGGTGATCATCCTCCGCGCGGAGTTGAGGTCGCGGAGCCCTGGAAGAGCGTCAGCCGTTTCTGGTCCCACATTCCGAGTGGTTTTGACGTACCAGGTAGGTCGACAAGCACAAGTCCTTTGCTCAGAATGTGCGAGTCTAGGAAGACTCTGAAGGTTTCATTAGTGGCTGTTGTACGGCGTTTCCAGACGGTTTTGCGATTGACACTCACTTGATCTTCCGTATGTATGGCCAGACCGCTGGCTCTGTTgcctccgccgtctcggATGTCAAGTGCATCAGAAGGTCGGAACACTCCTGAAGACTACTTCTCGTCTTTATCCCTCCAATCTGCGATGGCCGCGCTTCCAGCACCCACGAGCGCAAGGTCGACAGCACATAATCcttcggcttcgtcgtcagGACCTGCTCATCTTTGAGCCGGTCTCTGAACATGGCCTTAAAAGTATCGTGAGCAACCTTGGCCTGCTCTTCAACATCCTTCACTTCTCCAACATCCTCCACTTCTCTGACATCCGCTCCTACGGCGGTTTCATTTTCTTCCGATGGCAGGTGATGACGACGGTATGTCTGGAGTAGCTCAGTGATCTGGTCCATGAGCTTCTCTTGACTGAACAACTCAACATCAATGACGAAGTCCCTGCTGTCGTGGTAATGATATTCGGTAACTACACAGGTGCAAGCAGCACCGCTGTTGCTCTACAGGAGGTTAGTCGATATCATAGTCACGGCTTCTCCCAGGGACATACCGTTCTGGCCAGATGTTGATTATCTAGGAGCGAATTCAAGAGGCTGCTTTTGCCTGCAAAGTTTTGATTagcaaaaacaaaaaacaaaaacactCCGGGCTCGTTGATTTGACGCACCAACACCAGAGTCGCCGACAAACCCCACAGTTCGGGTCGATGGACACTGGAAACGGGACAAGTCCTGTGCCTGGCGATGCAACCTCTGGATTGTAGAGTCGGGGTTGACATGGAGAGAGCTGCTCCCCAGCGCGTTAGCCAGGCTGCTCATGAGGGTCTTGGCCTCGCCGAAAGCCTGCTGCACTGTCGGATCATGAAAGCGGTTGGACGGAGGCTTTTCGTCCTTGACATTGTGAGGAAGCTTCTTTGCCTTGAGTCGAGGGTGGGGACTCGGCGAAGGACTCGGCGAAGGCCGTCCAAAATCCGGACTAgaggcggcgggccgggGCGTTTGCTCGTCCAAGCCATTGGCAACATCTGCAATGGCCGCCCCGACATCGGACATTGCCAAGCTCGGCTGGCGAGGCGTAAGGTTCATATTTCCCAGACGACCGGCGACACTCTCCGTCTCGTCGGGACTCCGAGGCGAAGCGGTCCCGTTGGGGCTCGTGACAACCGACGTAACTGTTCGATGCTGCGTAGGTGtagaaggcggcggcggggagaaagagaaggagggagTCCGAGCATTGTTGTCGAGACGACTGGAGGCGCCCGTAGCTATCGACGGGCTCCTCCAATCTCTTTCAACGGAAGGGAGAGGATCATCTGGATAAGTAACAGAAGGGCCATCCGCTGTGCTCCGTAGCAAGCCTCCGAACACGAAGGTGTTGTCTTGAGGTGTTGACAGGACGAAATTTGGCGTCGATCCGAAGGGAGGGGTAGGAAAGCGCCGTGGAGgtgtcgacgaagacgacccCTGGGATGGGAACAATTGTTGTGGTGGAGGGGACGAAAAGAAACTCGGCGTACTGCCAAACGATGGAGTGGGCGAAggacttgacgacgtcgtcgtccttgcgGACGGAGACGCTGCAGTGGAAGATGGAAGACGCTGTTCTACTGGTCAGGGTCCTCGCGTGGACGGGCGCCAACATACCACTTGAGCAAAGGGATCGACTGCGTGGCAACTTACAACTTGGGTCATGATGTATCAAACGTCGTAGAAACTCAAGAGTTTGCCTCCAAAGAGTACAacgaggaaaagaaacccaCACGAGGGAAGTGATTCTTCACATATAGGATCGGGAAGGGCAGGGTGAGCCTTTGAATCGGACGACGCAATGCAACTCAAGTGCGTC includes these proteins:
- a CDS encoding Heterokaryon incompatibility protein, translated to MVGTNYQYDKLPQGRWFRLLHIHPGLADDPLVCDLVTVDLDSSIPYKALSYVWGDPNVLAEVTCSGSQRQVTVNLFDGLQHLRSPDRVETVWADAICINQGDNDEKAHQVNLMGVIYDRAAEVVVWLGKDPGNLAESAFEGLRTVNAAIQNGTHMIESVVPGAALRMPKGDGSQESSSFPVQQRRSNLRDILKTHYLRGIKELFQLAWFTRVWVLQEVGLATEATAFWGDSHVGFSEIAMFILFSMTDEHMDYALGQDVKDIISGSPYYAFWSVWSTYNKRDSWVTRCPSLKAYSEYQAAECRIDFLVVLEASRRFNATNALDHVFAFLGHPKALVPTTNTTLVQADYNIPLETLHGVVASRLAEQSLNFLVQVQNQPANLKSDCTAPSWIPAWNVDNPDSPNAFWEAWDASLRATTRPSFEAQAAGGRLHVSALLFDTVACYNDRMEKSAFDRSTSGPGRLAEQCWALTEESAKTRPHVYGDDALLSFALTLICHHRSNNTGRAELESLLALFVRFCAVYNGDFWKSKLEHLGISFLNTPPMGERRIVAQFQDYGTNRRFFVSSGGYWGLGPSPMQEGDICAILFGADVPFILRPTAEEGQYRLVGQAYISGVMYGELVQNLEMGKASYEKENICLV
- a CDS encoding WD domain-containing protein, whose product is MSGALRSAGPRSVRLLLSWLAVYAALVGASPTPVVDADNDNIALSVSDGTLDKRVVGQFPTFTNDYNGRVRKGYFLKMLMPLNDAAAAQLNEGRAVSSPWQDPRWVEYWGWVRNPTVWGPFEDDALDNDPDGAPGFVRKWERQVLCAYYKNVFNPRFGAIMFDDNISPRSEIATNGLGDAPELEQLSDIAYFQWLYACREKNIHPANIRLIFRAKITYAPSFELIALALSDAGYGRVPGWDRRATFGMDTRPGLAILGSTHGSGAALFLIQHKRILGLKKITQVTVWGDNGGFALDSDAERVALNLRFVVTNA
- a CDS encoding Cytochrome P450 52A11 — translated: MTLLPTILDKTMVFLQRLDGFCETGEEFRMDEVCGALTFDIIGAVTMGLDLKAQVPGQHHEIVLAFQRLLGPYVNYRRRNIPFLNWRNERRRRQYGSELDRLVKGIIRESYGRIISNNAKSRDVLALSLEGTEELTPELLQVTSDNLRSFLFAGHDTTSILLQWAIYELSRSPRQLQSLCAELEELLGSDTDPAATREKLLRQPDILNQMPYTAAVIKETLRLYPPAGSVRMSPPGTGFRLRLPNGEYIAADGVSMMISPGQLQRDPSVYGETAHDFLPERWLNDASSIPAGAWRPFERGPRGCIGQELTNIEAKIILACVARRYSFVKVGLGELELDEKGSPITDERGYFKTKSTLFNSTQIIAKPVDRTVMKVRFRQY
- a CDS encoding Tat pathway signal sequence produces the protein MTQVRLPSSTAASPSARTTTSSSPSPTPSFGSTPSFFSSPPPQQLFPSQGSSSSTPPRRFPTPPFGSTPNFVLSTPQDNTFVFGGLLRSTADGPSVTYPDDPLPSVERDWRSPSIATGASSRLDNNARTPSFSFSPPPPSTPTQHRTVTSVVTSPNGTASPRSPDETESVAGRLGNMNLTPRQPSLAMSDVGAAIADVANGLDEQTPRPAASSPDFGRPSPSPSPSPHPRLKAKKLPHNVKDEKPPSNRFHDPTVQQAFGEAKTLMSSLANALGSSSLHVNPDSTIQRLHRQAQDLSRFQCPSTRTVGFVGDSGVDNQHLARTSNSGAACTCVVTEYHYHDSRDFVIDVELFSQEKLMDQITELLQTYRRHHLPSEENETAVGADVREVEDVGEVKDVEEQAKVAHDTFKAMFRDRLKDEQVLTTKPKDYVLSTLRSWVLEARPSQIGGIKTRSSLQECSDLLMHLTSETAEATEPAVWPYIRKIKVFLDSHILSKGLVLVDLPGLRDLNSARRMITERYLVECDEIFAVCNIGRAMTDVGVFSVFELAQKAKLSNVGIICTRSDDIQASEAVRDWTGSSAERVQKLSNNVSTVQSEISNIVLVLPDEDTGEDSDCYNKLFRDKHKAEKRLLQHQFKLKKYLIETRNTDIISKLQTQYGDAVPARTLQVFCVSNTEYWAKRSMPRDDALPSLELSCILDLRKHCLSIVADTQLEAAKQFVVNDIPALVGDVALWVQSGAGSTDAEHKRAVRETLDEVERRLKKYVLSYLSLPHSPHALGSDRWRLSDRNTDDWTQSAIAAGSKWNEWTHPTYSAFCRNYGCHYTKAVGRWHDWNEEIIAGMVTDLAVPWQRLCSSFGDEIEQAIDLVDESMEWALEFLEDELDGFSFTMTLSQVLLCHKNTMLAEAQKAYDNFENSLSTLRVDALSGIRTSLIGQAMESSYKACNLDSGGGSHERRKGYINGTIARQDLFRNLMRDFRRRLNGLADSLQADLLTTIRAHLAMIDETLDLIRRENVATESEGNPELRSRLGEEVSLATEKTRLIQQVIVG